The Mycolicibacterium flavescens genome has a segment encoding these proteins:
- a CDS encoding putative protein-S-isoprenylcysteine methyltransferase, with protein MSTGLYGVVRHPMYVGALIMMAGMPLALASYWALLTVIPGFFVFAARITDEEKALRQELDGYDEYMEKVHYRLVPGVW; from the coding sequence GTGTCCACCGGGTTGTATGGCGTTGTGCGCCACCCGATGTACGTCGGCGCGTTGATCATGATGGCCGGTATGCCGTTGGCGCTCGCGTCATATTGGGCCTTGCTCACGGTCATTCCCGGTTTCTTCGTGTTCGCGGCGCGTATCACCGACGAGGAGAAGGCCTTGCGGCAGGAACTCGATGGCTACGACGAGTACATGGAGAAGGTGCACTACCGCCTGGTGCCTGGAGTGTGGTGA
- the rpoE_1 gene encoding sigma-70 family RNA polymerase sigma factor — protein sequence MENGGRWHPGDQPGNTYADLRVAGSSEPPHRDGGCDQEDLTTTIKMAPTSMSHLEQFADGEWVEPSDEMTGTAVFDATGDKSTMPSWDELVRQHADRVYRLAYRLSGNQHDAEDLTQETFIRVFRSLQNYQPGTFEGWLHRITTNLFLDMVRRRGRIRMEALPEDYDRVPADDPNPEQIYHDSRLGPDLQAALDSLPPEFRAAVVLCDIEGLSYEEIGATLDVKLGTVRSRIHRGRQALRDYLANHGETGSSAGHGDAAKTA from the coding sequence ATGGAAAACGGCGGACGCTGGCATCCAGGGGACCAACCAGGGAATACCTATGCGGATCTCCGCGTTGCGGGCAGTAGCGAACCGCCGCACCGTGATGGCGGCTGTGACCAGGAGGATCTGACGACCACCATCAAGATGGCGCCGACTTCGATGTCCCACCTCGAACAGTTCGCGGACGGGGAATGGGTCGAGCCTTCCGACGAAATGACCGGCACCGCGGTGTTCGACGCCACGGGCGACAAATCGACCATGCCCTCATGGGACGAGCTGGTGCGCCAGCACGCCGACCGGGTGTACCGGCTGGCCTACCGCCTGTCGGGTAATCAGCACGACGCCGAGGACCTCACCCAGGAGACGTTCATCCGGGTGTTCCGCTCGCTGCAGAACTATCAGCCCGGCACGTTCGAGGGCTGGCTGCACCGCATCACCACCAACTTGTTCCTCGACATGGTGCGCAGGCGCGGCCGCATCCGTATGGAGGCGCTGCCCGAGGACTACGACCGTGTTCCGGCCGATGATCCCAACCCCGAGCAGATCTACCACGACTCGCGGCTGGGTCCTGACCTGCAGGCCGCACTGGATTCGTTGCCGCCGGAGTTTCGCGCCGCCGTGGTGCTGTGCGATATCGAGGGACTGTCCTACGAGGAGATCGGCGCGACGCTCGACGTCAAGTTGGGCACCGTGCGTAGCCGCATCCACCGCGGTCGGCAGGCCCTCCGCGACTACCTGGCCAATCACGGCGAGACCGGTTCGTCGGCTGGCCACGGCGACGCGGCCAAAACGGCCTGA
- the drrA_2 gene encoding ABC-type multidrug transport system, ATPase component encodes MTAQTAHHRRQADINGPAVEVHGLTKAFGRTKALDGLNLTVAPGQITGFLGPNGAGKSTTIRVLLGLLRADSGTVRLLGGDPWDDAVALHRRIAYVPGDVTLWPNLTGLQAIDFLARLRGNGVDTARRDQLIERFELDPHKKARTYSKGNRQKVAIIAAFSTAAELYILDEPTSGLDPLMEKVFQECVGEVVQRGAAVLLSSHILAEVEKLCDSVTIIRAGRTVRAGTLAELRHLMRTTVTARTRNDGQRLRAEPFVHDFAVTDGHYVFSVDRNDLDRAMGILTELGILDLTVTPASLEDMFLREYRGTTR; translated from the coding sequence ATGACGGCTCAGACAGCGCACCATCGGCGACAGGCTGACATCAACGGACCTGCCGTCGAAGTTCACGGATTGACAAAAGCTTTCGGACGGACCAAGGCGCTCGACGGACTGAATTTGACGGTCGCGCCGGGGCAGATCACCGGCTTTCTCGGCCCGAACGGAGCGGGCAAGTCAACCACGATCCGCGTGTTGCTCGGCCTGTTGCGGGCGGACAGCGGCACGGTGCGGCTGCTCGGCGGCGATCCCTGGGATGACGCGGTGGCACTGCACCGCCGGATCGCCTACGTGCCGGGAGATGTGACGTTGTGGCCCAACCTGACCGGGCTGCAGGCGATCGACTTCCTGGCCCGGCTGCGCGGTAACGGTGTGGACACCGCCCGCCGGGATCAGCTGATCGAGCGCTTCGAACTCGACCCGCACAAGAAGGCCCGCACCTACTCAAAGGGCAACAGGCAGAAGGTCGCCATCATCGCCGCCTTTTCCACCGCCGCCGAGCTCTACATCCTGGATGAGCCCACGTCCGGCCTGGATCCGTTGATGGAGAAGGTGTTTCAGGAGTGCGTGGGTGAAGTCGTACAGCGCGGCGCTGCGGTGCTGTTGTCGAGCCATATCCTGGCCGAGGTCGAAAAGCTGTGTGACAGCGTCACGATCATCCGCGCCGGTCGCACGGTGCGCGCCGGCACCCTCGCCGAGCTGCGGCACCTGATGCGCACGACCGTGACCGCACGCACCCGCAACGACGGCCAGCGCCTACGGGCCGAGCCGTTCGTCCACGATTTCGCGGTCACCGACGGGCACTACGTCTTCTCGGTCGACCGCAACGATCTTGACCGCGCAATGGGCATTCTGACCGAGCTCGGCATCCTCGACCTGACCGTCACACCGGCATCGCTGGAAGACATGTTCCTGCGCGAGTATCGGGGGACCACGCGATGA
- a CDS encoding putative O-methyltransferase — MAGTDDVIGPHSRADSIVSHAEQSISEDAIVAAARERALDIGAGAVTPAVGALLCVFAKLTSAKAVVEVGTGAGVSGLWLLSGMREDGVLTTIDVEPEHQRIAKQAFTEAGIGPGRSRLISGRAQEVLTRLADESYDLVFVDADPLDQPQFVAEAVRLLRPGGAIVLHRAALGGRAGDATANDTEVAAVREATRLIAEDERLTPVLIPLGDGLLAAARD, encoded by the coding sequence ATGGCCGGCACCGACGACGTCATCGGACCGCACAGCCGTGCCGATTCCATCGTCTCGCATGCCGAGCAGTCCATCTCCGAGGACGCCATCGTCGCCGCGGCCCGCGAACGCGCCCTCGACATCGGCGCAGGCGCCGTCACCCCCGCAGTCGGCGCGCTGCTGTGCGTGTTCGCCAAGCTGACCTCCGCCAAGGCCGTCGTGGAGGTCGGAACCGGCGCCGGGGTCAGCGGGCTGTGGCTGCTGTCGGGTATGCGCGAAGACGGCGTACTGACCACGATCGACGTCGAACCCGAGCATCAGCGCATCGCCAAGCAGGCGTTCACCGAGGCCGGGATCGGACCCGGGCGTAGCCGGCTGATCAGCGGGCGCGCCCAAGAAGTGCTGACCCGCCTCGCCGACGAGTCGTACGACCTGGTGTTCGTCGACGCCGATCCGCTGGATCAGCCGCAGTTCGTCGCCGAAGCCGTCCGGTTGTTGCGCCCGGGCGGCGCGATCGTGCTGCATCGCGCCGCACTCGGCGGCCGGGCCGGCGACGCCACCGCCAACGACACCGAGGTGGCGGCCGTGCGCGAGGCCACCCGGCTGATCGCCGAGGACGAACGGCTCACCCCGGTGCTGATCCCACTGGGCGACGGCCTGCTCGCCGCCGCGCGCGACTGA
- a CDS encoding HNH endonuclease: protein MFEKLAVIDTEADEATLIDCIAELEHLKSVAAAGQARLTAALDQKRRAREASEGVPAAKLGRGLANEIALARHDSPNRGGRHLGFARALIHEMPHTLAALEAGALSEWRATLIVRESACLSVEDRGKLDAEMCAAQSELEGKGDKRIAADAKAIAYRLDPQAVVDRAVRAERERTVTIRPAPDTMAYVTALLPMTRGVSVYAALKHAADTTFDNRGRGQVMADTLYERVTGQPADVPVPVAVDLVMDDDTLFGGGPSPARVPGYGPIPAAVARRLTSDAIADKRSRATLRRLYRRPSSGALVAMESRARLFPKALAKFIALRDDTCRTPYCDAPIRHTDHAAPHAAGGATSEVNGVGACAACNFAKEARGWRVVTGRSGDGVHTSEVTTPTGARHRSKAPPLPGSPHTRASRIETAFADVLGWRDAA, encoded by the coding sequence ATGTTCGAGAAGCTGGCGGTCATTGATACCGAAGCCGATGAGGCGACGTTGATCGACTGCATCGCCGAACTCGAGCACCTCAAGTCCGTTGCCGCCGCCGGCCAAGCCAGGCTCACCGCGGCACTCGACCAGAAACGCCGCGCCCGCGAGGCGTCCGAAGGCGTTCCCGCCGCCAAGCTCGGCCGCGGTTTGGCCAACGAGATCGCGCTGGCCCGCCACGACTCCCCCAATCGCGGCGGTCGTCATCTCGGCTTCGCTCGGGCCCTCATCCACGAGATGCCTCACACCCTTGCCGCGCTGGAAGCGGGGGCGCTCTCCGAATGGCGGGCCACGCTGATCGTGCGCGAGTCGGCCTGCTTATCCGTGGAGGACCGCGGAAAACTTGACGCCGAGATGTGCGCGGCCCAATCCGAACTCGAAGGAAAAGGCGATAAGCGCATCGCCGCAGACGCAAAGGCCATCGCCTACCGGCTCGACCCGCAAGCCGTCGTCGACCGCGCCGTGCGCGCCGAACGTGAACGGACAGTGACCATCCGCCCTGCACCCGACACGATGGCCTACGTGACCGCGCTGCTGCCCATGACACGCGGCGTATCGGTCTACGCAGCGCTCAAGCATGCTGCCGACACGACCTTCGACAACCGGGGGCGCGGACAGGTCATGGCCGACACGCTTTATGAACGCGTCACCGGTCAGCCGGCCGACGTCCCGGTGCCGGTGGCGGTTGACCTCGTCATGGATGACGACACACTGTTCGGCGGCGGTCCGTCTCCGGCGCGAGTTCCGGGTTACGGTCCGATCCCCGCCGCGGTCGCCCGCCGCCTGACGAGCGACGCGATCGCCGACAAGCGCTCCAGAGCCACGCTCCGCAGGCTGTACCGCCGACCGTCGTCCGGTGCGCTGGTCGCCATGGAGTCACGGGCGCGGCTGTTCCCCAAAGCCCTTGCGAAGTTCATCGCCTTGCGCGACGACACGTGCCGCACCCCGTACTGCGACGCCCCCATCCGCCACACCGACCACGCCGCCCCCCACGCGGCAGGCGGGGCGACCAGCGAGGTCAACGGAGTTGGCGCGTGCGCAGCCTGTAACTTCGCCAAGGAAGCCCGGGGCTGGCGGGTCGTCACGGGACGCAGCGGCGACGGCGTCCATACTTCCGAGGTCACCACTCCGACCGGTGCCCGTCATAGATCGAAGGCACCACCGCTGCCCGGGTCGCCGCACACGCGTGCGAGCAGGATCGAGACCGCTTTCGCTGACGTCTTGGGCTGGCGCGACGCAGCCTGA
- a CDS encoding putative protein-S-isoprenylcysteine methyltransferase — translation MMKTVAQATATSLIGFVVFGLLVFGSAGTFDYWRGWAFIAVFALATLVPSGYLARRNPEALRRRMQAGPRAETRPVQKLIIAIAFISMAAMIAASTLAFRFGWSSVPAIVSVAGLVLVGGGLTIAMLVTIQNGYAAANVTVEPGQQLSSTGWYGVVRHPMYLGNVILMIGVPLALGSWWGLVFVPVGLAILALRVRDEEALLADDLAGYPEYMQKVRYRLVPYVW, via the coding sequence ATGATGAAAACCGTTGCCCAGGCGACAGCTACGTCGCTCATTGGCTTCGTGGTGTTCGGTCTACTGGTGTTTGGATCTGCAGGGACGTTCGATTACTGGCGTGGGTGGGCGTTCATCGCGGTCTTCGCACTGGCCACTCTGGTCCCGAGCGGCTATCTGGCAAGACGGAATCCAGAAGCCCTGCGCCGTCGCATGCAAGCGGGTCCGCGAGCTGAAACACGACCTGTTCAGAAGCTCATCATCGCCATCGCCTTCATCTCGATGGCCGCCATGATCGCGGCGAGCACGCTGGCCTTCCGCTTCGGCTGGTCCTCGGTGCCAGCGATCGTTTCGGTGGCCGGACTCGTCCTCGTCGGAGGCGGACTCACGATCGCGATGCTGGTTACCATCCAGAATGGTTATGCCGCAGCAAATGTCACCGTCGAGCCGGGTCAACAGCTGTCATCCACAGGCTGGTATGGAGTCGTCCGGCACCCGATGTACTTGGGCAATGTGATCCTGATGATCGGGGTACCGCTCGCTCTGGGCTCCTGGTGGGGTCTGGTCTTCGTCCCCGTCGGCCTCGCGATCCTCGCCCTTCGGGTCCGCGACGAGGAAGCGCTGCTCGCCGACGACCTGGCCGGCTACCCCGAGTACATGCAGAAGGTGCGCTACCGATTGGTGCCCTACGTCTGGTGA
- a CDS encoding putative exporter of polyketide antibiotics, translated as MTTMTATAPRTQRHGRSNAWTGTADLLRLALRRDRLRLSVWVGVLTMLMAYAPAAMELAYPEEAQRLTRVDLMRTPAGMMMGGPMFGRNETDLGAMIANEMMLTLIVATSILAILTVIRHTRAEEESGAAELVLSSVVGRYARTAAALILVGVVNVVLAVTMTLAMTASGFSLIDTAAMCLGVTGVAMLFGSVAAVTAQLWRQARTASGAAMAVLAVAAVVRGIGDVIDNSGSALSWFSPIAWAQQMRAFVDLRLWPFAVLILLTVALIAVAALLEGRRQYDDGVIPSTGEHPDARPIRGVLGLHLTLQRGQTVGWTIGLFLGGLAFGSMTKSLLDAAETNDVIRLMMAQQGTDGVYTTMTQFLAAAAGAYVVAAVLRVHTDEGNGLGEAVLAGAVSRWRWLTTAVVSAVLGSVVLMFAAGLGNGLGAGLTIGEPATVLRLTLAGLAFVPALGVMASVAAVAVAARRPVLGWLAVAFVVTALYLGPLLRLPQWLIDLSPIGRTTAPIDYSVATLVVLTMLAAALTWVAGFLYRRRDAV; from the coding sequence ATGACGACGATGACGGCGACCGCGCCTCGCACGCAGCGGCATGGCCGTTCGAACGCCTGGACGGGCACCGCAGACCTGCTGCGCCTGGCTCTGCGTCGGGACCGGCTCCGGCTCAGTGTCTGGGTCGGCGTCCTGACGATGCTGATGGCCTACGCGCCGGCCGCCATGGAATTGGCCTATCCCGAAGAGGCGCAGCGGCTCACGCGCGTGGATCTGATGAGGACGCCCGCGGGAATGATGATGGGCGGGCCGATGTTCGGCCGCAACGAGACCGACCTCGGCGCGATGATCGCGAACGAGATGATGCTGACGCTGATCGTCGCCACGTCGATCCTCGCGATCCTCACGGTGATTCGTCATACCCGGGCCGAAGAGGAAAGCGGCGCAGCCGAGTTGGTGCTGTCATCGGTCGTGGGCCGCTATGCACGAACCGCAGCGGCACTGATTCTGGTCGGCGTGGTCAACGTGGTGCTCGCCGTGACGATGACGCTGGCGATGACCGCGAGCGGTTTCTCGCTCATCGACACTGCGGCGATGTGTCTCGGCGTGACCGGGGTGGCCATGCTTTTCGGCTCCGTGGCAGCGGTGACCGCGCAGTTGTGGCGCCAGGCGCGTACGGCGTCCGGCGCGGCCATGGCCGTGCTGGCGGTCGCTGCGGTGGTCCGTGGAATCGGCGATGTGATCGACAACTCCGGCAGTGCGCTGAGCTGGTTCTCCCCGATCGCGTGGGCCCAGCAGATGCGCGCGTTCGTCGACCTGAGGCTGTGGCCGTTCGCGGTGCTGATCTTGCTCACCGTCGCCCTCATCGCAGTGGCTGCGCTGCTGGAGGGCAGACGTCAGTACGACGACGGTGTCATCCCGTCCACCGGTGAGCATCCCGACGCCCGACCGATCAGGGGTGTGCTGGGTCTGCACCTGACGCTGCAGCGAGGTCAGACCGTCGGCTGGACCATCGGGTTGTTCCTCGGCGGTCTGGCTTTCGGGTCGATGACCAAGTCACTGCTCGACGCCGCCGAGACCAATGACGTGATCCGGCTGATGATGGCCCAGCAGGGCACCGACGGCGTGTACACCACGATGACCCAGTTCCTCGCGGCCGCGGCGGGCGCGTACGTCGTCGCCGCCGTGCTGCGGGTTCACACCGACGAGGGCAACGGTCTGGGGGAAGCCGTGCTGGCCGGAGCGGTGTCGCGATGGCGCTGGCTGACGACGGCCGTCGTATCGGCGGTGCTCGGTTCGGTGGTGCTGATGTTCGCCGCCGGACTCGGCAACGGGTTGGGGGCGGGACTCACGATCGGCGAACCGGCGACCGTGCTCCGTCTGACGCTCGCGGGGCTGGCCTTCGTTCCCGCACTGGGGGTGATGGCGTCCGTGGCGGCGGTGGCCGTCGCGGCGCGGCGGCCCGTGCTGGGTTGGCTAGCGGTGGCGTTCGTCGTCACCGCGCTGTACCTCGGCCCGTTGTTGCGGTTGCCGCAGTGGCTGATCGACCTCTCGCCGATCGGACGCACGACGGCGCCGATCGACTATTCGGTGGCCACGCTCGTCGTGCTGACGATGCTCGCCGCCGCCCTGACGTGGGTGGCCGGCTTCCTGTACCGCAGGCGCGACGCCGTCTGA
- a CDS encoding putative protein-S-isoprenylcysteine methyltransferase, translated as MKVTLQLLASAVGGILFMGVLLFLPAGTFDYWQAWVFIAVFIVGTMVPTVYLAVKYPDALQRRLTTGPWAETRWAQKLIYVGLYMTVVAAGVLSALDRRFGWSTVPTAVVVLGNVLVLAGLLLAKAWSSRTNMPQPRSPSNATNRWCPPGCMALCATRCTSAR; from the coding sequence GTGAAGGTCACGCTTCAGCTGCTGGCGTCGGCCGTCGGCGGGATCCTGTTCATGGGTGTTCTGCTGTTCTTACCCGCCGGAACCTTCGACTACTGGCAGGCATGGGTCTTCATCGCGGTGTTCATTGTCGGCACCATGGTGCCGACCGTATATCTGGCGGTGAAGTATCCCGACGCCCTACAGCGGCGACTGACTACGGGGCCGTGGGCCGAAACCCGCTGGGCGCAAAAGCTCATCTACGTCGGCCTCTACATGACGGTGGTGGCCGCCGGAGTCCTCAGCGCGCTCGACCGCCGGTTCGGCTGGTCGACGGTGCCGACGGCGGTGGTGGTGCTCGGCAACGTGCTGGTGCTGGCCGGGCTCTTGCTGGCAAAGGCGTGGTCATCCAGAACAAATATGCCGCAGCCACGATCACCATCGAACGCGACCAACCGCTGGTGTCCACCGGGTTGTATGGCGTTGTGCGCCACCCGATGTACGTCGGCGCGTTGA
- a CDS encoding transcriptional regulator produces MRSASNDLTAVARIRDAAIDQWGQHGFNVGLRSIADAAGVSAALVIHHFGSKDGLRKACDDFIADEIRQVKTESMQTSDPATWLAQMAEIESYAPLMAYLVRSMQSGSELAKSFWRRMIDQVEQYTDEGVRSGVLKPSRDPCARARYLGMIGAGGFLLYLQLHDNPTDLRAVLRDYSEDMVLPALELYTEGLMADSTMYDAFLAQREKGIPFTTGEEGDRDDGSDSAPSATG; encoded by the coding sequence GTGCGTTCAGCTTCGAACGATCTCACGGCCGTCGCCCGGATTCGCGACGCCGCAATCGACCAGTGGGGCCAGCACGGGTTCAACGTCGGCCTGCGATCCATCGCCGACGCGGCGGGGGTGTCGGCCGCGCTGGTCATCCACCACTTCGGCTCCAAAGACGGGCTGCGCAAGGCGTGCGACGACTTCATCGCCGACGAGATCCGCCAGGTCAAAACCGAGTCGATGCAAACCAGCGATCCGGCGACCTGGCTCGCACAGATGGCCGAGATCGAGTCCTATGCGCCGTTGATGGCGTACCTGGTTCGCAGCATGCAGTCCGGCAGCGAGCTGGCGAAGTCGTTCTGGCGTCGCATGATCGACCAGGTCGAGCAGTACACCGACGAAGGCGTTCGATCGGGTGTGCTCAAGCCGAGCCGTGACCCCTGCGCCCGAGCCCGGTACCTCGGGATGATCGGCGCAGGCGGCTTCCTGCTGTATCTGCAGCTGCACGACAACCCCACCGATCTGCGGGCCGTGTTGCGTGATTACAGCGAGGACATGGTGTTGCCTGCCCTCGAGCTCTACACCGAAGGGCTGATGGCCGACTCGACCATGTACGACGCGTTCCTCGCCCAGCGCGAGAAAGGCATCCCGTTCACCACCGGGGAAGAAGGAGATCGCGATGACGGCTCAGACAGCGCACCATCGGCGACAGGCTGA
- a CDS encoding RNA polymerase sigma-70 factor: protein MVDPGHMFRRAFSWLPSQFASQSDAPVGPREFGSTEHLSTEAVAAFVDGELRLTPHLRAAHHLSLCPQCAAEVEAQRQARAALRECRPVAMPSSLLGLLSEIPHHAPPEPPVETQQSQFADSTQRSRRRRR from the coding sequence ATGGTCGACCCGGGACACATGTTCCGCCGGGCCTTCTCGTGGTTGCCCTCTCAGTTCGCCTCCCAGAGCGACGCGCCGGTCGGGCCGCGAGAGTTCGGCTCCACCGAGCACCTCTCGACCGAGGCAGTCGCCGCCTTCGTCGACGGTGAACTGAGGCTGACCCCGCATCTGCGCGCCGCTCACCACTTATCGCTGTGCCCGCAGTGCGCCGCCGAGGTCGAGGCCCAGCGCCAAGCGCGCGCGGCGTTGCGGGAGTGCCGGCCGGTCGCCATGCCGAGCTCGCTGCTGGGCCTGTTGTCCGAGATCCCGCACCATGCTCCACCGGAGCCGCCCGTCGAGACGCAGCAGTCCCAGTTTGCTGACAGCACACAGCGTTCTCGGCGCAGGCGCCGGTAG